Below is a genomic region from Zea mays cultivar B73 chromosome 9, Zm-B73-REFERENCE-NAM-5.0, whole genome shotgun sequence.
ggcctttattttctccccctttggcatcaagcaccaaaacaggatcaatcttggccttagaaccccattgcctcaccaaaatcttcaataagaatacaaaggcaataagagtacatgagatgaacttggaataagttaccctctcatcggagtgcagtggaagtctttcatggtccaagtccaccttttccctttcaaacctcctttgagactaaaataagcaaactcaagcacatggttagtctcaaagggtcaagttgtaacacaactccccctaaaaatgtgcatcactttgcaacggacttgtgaggtccagggagtgtttgtacaacttgagcaccacaataagcaacaatatgcagaaagaacatgatcaaaggcataaacacaggtatgctacaattcaatccaagttccgcgaatctaagacatttagctcactacgcaacttgcaaaaggtcttctcatctagaggcttggtaaagatatcggctagctggttctcggtgctaacatgaaacacttcgatatctcccttttgctggtggtctctcaaaaagtgatgccggatgtcaatgtgctttgtgcggctgtgttcaacaggattttccgccatgcggatagcactctcattgtcacataggagtgggactttgctcagattgtagccaaagtcctagagggtttgcctcatccaaagtagttgcgcgcaacactgtcctgcggcaacatactcgacctcagcggtggatagggcgacggaggtttgtttcttagagttccacgataccagggaccttcctaagaattggcacgtccctgatgtactcttcctatcgaccttacatccagcatagtcggaatctgagtatccaaccaagtcaaaggtagacccctttggataccagagcccgaagcaaggcgtagcaaccaaatatctaagaattcgcttcaccgccactaagtgacactccttaggatcggattgaaatctagcacacatgcatacgctaagcataatatccggtctactagcacataaataaagtaaagaccctatcattgaccggtatgctttttgatcaacggacttacctcctttgttgaggtcggtgtgtccgtcggtccccatcggagtttttgcgggcttggcgtcctttaaCCCAaatcgctttagcagatcttgcgtgtacttcgtttgggagatgaaggtgccgtccttgagttgcttcacttggaacccaaggaaatagttcaactcgcccatcattgacatctcgaatttctgcgtcatcaccctgctaaactcttcacaagacttttggttagtagaaccaaatattatgtcatcgacataaatttggcacacaaacaaatcaccatcacatgtcttagtaaagagagttggatcggctttcccaaccttgaaagcattaacaattagaaagtctctaaggcattcataccatgctcttggggcttgcttaagtccatagagcgccttagagagcttacacacgtggtcggggtaccgttcatcctcgaagccagggggttgctccacgtatacctcctccttgatcggcccattgaggaaagcgctcttcacatccatttggtacaacctgaaagaatggtgagcggcatatgctagcaagatacgaattgattctagcctagccacaggagcaaaagtctcctcaaagtccaaacctgcgacttgggcataaccttttgccacaagtcgagccttgtttctcgtcaccaccccgtgctcgtcctgtttgttgcggaacacccacttggttcccacaacattttgcttggggcgaggcaccagtgtccaaacttcattgcgcttgaagttgttgagttcctcctgcatggccaatacccaatccggatctagcaaggcctcctctaccctgaaaggctcaatagaagagacaaaggagtaatgctcacaaaaattaactaatcgagatcgagtagttactcccttgcttatgtcacccaaaatttggtcgacgggatgatccctttgaatcactgcTCGAACTTGGATTGGAGGTGCCGGATGCGTTTCCttctccatcacatgattatcttgtgctcccccttgatcacacgcctcctgttgatgaacctgttcatcgtcttgagttggggaatgcaccgttgttgaggaagaaagttgatctcgttcatcttgttcctgtggccgcacttctccaatcgccatggttcgtatagcggccgtcggaacatcttcttcatctacatcatcacaatcaacaacttgctctcttggagagccattagtctcatcaaatacaacgtcgctagagacttcaaccaaacccgatgatttgttgaagaccctatacgcctttgtatttgaatcataacctaagaaaaacccttctacggctttgggagcaaatttggaattcctacccttcttcactagaatgtagcatttactcccaaaaacacgaaaatacgatacattgggtttgttaccggttagaagctcatatgaagtcttcttgaggaggcggtgaaggtagaccctgttgatggcgtggcaagccgtgtttacagcttccgaccaaaaacgctcggaggtcttgaattctccaagcatcgtcctcgccatatcgattagcgtcctgttcttcctctctaccacaccattttgctgtggtgtgtagggagcggagaactcgtgcttgatcccttcctcctcaaggtattcctccacttgaaggttcttgaattctgacccgttgtcgctccttatcttcttcactttgagctcaaactcattttgagctctccttaggaagcgcttgagggtcccttgggtttcagacttatcctgcaaaaagaacacccaagtgaagcgggaaaagtcatcaacaataactaaaccatacttacttcctcctatgcttagataggcgatgggtccgaagaggtccatatgtagtagctccaggggtcttgaagtggtcatcacattcttgctgtgatgcgctcctcccacctgtttacctgcctgacaagctgcacaaggtctatctttttcgaaatgcacattagtcaaacctatcacgtgttctccctttagaagcttgtgaaggttcttcatccccacatgtgctaagcggcgatgccacagccagcccatgctagtcttagcaattaagcatgcatctagaccgacctcttcttttgcaaaatcaactaagtaaagcttgccgtctaatacacccttaaaggctagtgaaccatcacttcttttaaagacagacacatctacatttgtaaaaaggcaattatatcccatattgcatagttgactaacagatagcaaattgtaaccaagagactcaactaaaaacacatttgagatagagtgctcattagaaattgcaattttacctaacccttttaccttgccttgattcccatcaccgaatataattgaatcttgggaatccttattcttgacgtaggaggtgaacatcttcttctcccccgtcatatggtttgtgcatccgctgtcgataatccagcttgaacccccggatgcataaacctgcaaagcaaatttaggcttgggtcttaggtacccaactcatgttgggtcctacaaggttagtgcaaatatccttagggacccaaatgcaagttttgtctcccttgcattttgcccctaacttcctagcaactattttcctatcctttctacaaatagcaaaggaagcatttaaagcacaataaattgtagaaggttcattcactactttcctagaagcatgaataaaattctttctaggcacatgatgaaaagcatttctcctagacatatttctaccatgcatataggaagaactagaagtaaccatggcatgagagttaaagtcatcataagcattataactcctataagcatttctagtttgtctcctatcatgatacataaaagcatggttccttttagtacttttagccataggggccttccctttctccttggcggagatgggagccttatggcttgttaagttcttggcttccctcttgaagccaagtccatccttaattgaggggtgtctaccaaccgtgtaggcatccctagcaaattttagtttctcaaaatcacttttgctagtctcaagttgggtattaagactagccacctcttcatttaatttagaaatgcaagctaggtgttcactataagcatcaatgttaatatctttacacctagtgcaagttaTAACATTCTCTacgcaagagttagatttactagcaatcttagcattcaagtcatcattaatgctccttaagctagaaattgtctcatggcaagaagataattcacaagaaagcatttcgtttcttttaacttctaaagcatgagatttttgtgtttctacaaatttatcatgttcatcatataacaaatcctcttgcttttctaaaagcctatccttttcattcaaggcatcaattaactcattaattttgccaattttaattctatctagacctttaaataaactagaatagtctatttcattgtcgtcactagaatcatcatcactagaagaataagTGGTActttctcgagtacataccttcttctccttcgccatgaggcatgtgtgatgctcgttggggaagagggacgacttgttgaaggcggtggcggcgagtccttcattgtcggagtcggaggaggagcaatccgaatcccactcctttccgatatgtgcctcgcccttggccttcttgtaatgtttctccttttccctcttgctcccgagttcctggtcactttcattatcgggacagttagcaataaaatgaccaatcttaccgcatttgaagcatgagcgcttccctttggctttggtcttgcttggctgtcccttgcgacccttgagcgccgtcttgaatctcttgatgatgagagccatctcttcatcattaagtctggccgcctcaatttgtgccaccttgttaggtagcgcctccttgcttcttgttgctttgagagcaagaggttgcggctcgttgatcggtccattcaaggcgtcgtccacgtaccttgcctccttgatcatcattcgcccacttacgaattttccaaggacttcttcgggcgacattttggtgtacctgagattctcacgaatattattcaccaaatgaggatcaagaacggtaaaggaccttagcatcagtcggacgacgtcgtggtccgtccatcgcgtgcttccatagctccttattttgttgataagggtcttgagccggttgtatgtttgagttggctcctcgccccttatcattgcgaaccgtccaagctcgccctccaccaactccatcttggtgagcaaggtgacgtcgttcccctcatgagagatcttgagggtgttccatatttgcttggcgttatccaagccgctcactttgttgtattcatccctgcacaaagaagctagaagaacagtagtagcttgtgcattcttatgtatttgctcattaatgaacatgggactatcggaactatcaaagtgcattccactttctacaatctcccatatactaggatggagagagaataggtgactacgcattttgtggctccaaaatccgtagtcctctccatcaaagtgtgggggcttgccgagtggaatggagagcaaatgtgaacttgaactatgcggaatacgagagtagtcaaaagaaaagttcgaattgaccggtttctttttctcgtagtcgttgcggtcgtcgtccttttgggaggaagtagactcatcgctgtcgtagtagacgatctccttgatgcgtcttgtcctcttcttcttcccatctttgtgtctgtggcccgagcctgagtcgttggacttgtcatcccttggctcgttgacgaaggactccttctccttgtcgttgatcacgattcccttccctttaggatccatctcttcgggcggttagtccctttgtgaagagaacggctctgataccaattgagagcacctagagggggggtgaataggtgatcctgtaaaactttaaaacttaagccacaaaacttggttaaacgttagcacagttaatgccaagtggctagagagaagatcttgcacaatacgataaccacaaggagttcaacacagagaagacacagtggtttatcccgtggttcggccaagtacaaaacttgcctactccacgttgtggcgtcccaacggacgagagttgcactcaactcctctcaagtgatccaatgatcaacttgaataccacagtgttatgcttttcttttcttatctcgttcgcgaggaatctccacaacttggagcctctcgcccttacacttttgatgttcacaaagaatcacggagtaaggaagggaagcaacacacacaaatccacagcaaaatgcgcacacacacagccaagaatcgagctcaaaagactatctcaaggttctcactagaacggagctcgaatcactgagaatgacaaacgaatgcgcaaagactgagtgtggatgatcaagaatgctctaaggttgcttagtctcctcctccatgtgcctaggggtcccttttatagccccaaggcagctaggagccgttgagagcaaatctggaaggccattcttgccttctatcgtctggtgcaccggacagtccggtgcacaccggacagtgtccggtgcccgatttccttcctaaaatggcgcagtcgaccgttgcagatctgggagccgttggcgcaccggacatgtccggtgcacaccggacagtccggtgcccccttcctaccgttggcccggccacgtgtcgcgcgcagattccgcggccgaccgttggctcaccggacagtccggtgcacaccggacagtccggtgaattttagccgtacgccgtcggcgaattcccgagagcggccacttcgctcgaggcagcctggcgcaccggacactgtccggtgcaccaccggacagcccggtgcccagaccgaaacagccttttggctgtacacagccaactcttctcttttcttcttctttctgtttctaatacttagacaagtatattagtacacaaaaccaatgtactaagacttagaaacatacatttgctcttgttttgcactttgtccatccataagcatgaattcacatttaagcacttgtgttggcactcaatcaccaaaatacttagaaatggcccaagggcacatttccctttcaagaagttcagctgcttttcagcaagaacactctaggtttctcaaccctaaccacggtcaaccatagaacgttaaagagatttttgcttttcaaaaatagcttttgaatagagaggtttgagctttggcaaacaacaaccttctttttggatccccctttatagtacgacgattcctatactcaagttaaataaaatataattaagtaaactccttgagtcattggtgtctcatgtgtgatttctccatggcgttgcttcataaggatcacaaacatctttgtctcaccttttaaaggaaacataaatcaaaccatgtgacttgtaccatatcaccatatgtgagttcaaatcatggcttcaagtcactgtactgatgcatcaacatgttataactcttcatagctgattagttcattgacttagtgcaagtactctcttcttcaccttagccatggtacctcggtctacaagccgtcgcttgaccttcaccttcgcttagttcctcaaagccctttccttgctatcttcaccctatcaagccattcttgagtcacatcattttgagcatccaatgagagaatcatttcttcaatattgtgaaccttgcttgaatgtcttttaGATATAattgttaagattaatcaagctctagtttgattctcatagaagcatatatggactgatagtaatatggtcaagccaattcacgattcctcatatcttatttactttggcttgaccaatcctcttaatcacttcatcatctgttctgatcatatgtatgtagtgatttctcaggtcttgtccatatatattcaaaccaatatagagatcatataataTCTATTTGCATtgtgtcattggttatttaacctcgtgttgaaccttcgttcactgatcattatacactattcaagtatgttcatcatactgaatttcctgttcaacacttagcaaactcgttagacctttaaatgtgttgttatccaaatcaccaaaactcacaaaagggatgaatgcactttcacgtCCTCTCCTCAATAAATGTCGGGGCTGCACGGCTTTACGTCAGGCTCGGTCcgatggcttatgtcatgggccacaagcagcgagtctccgcctgagcaggaagtgaagggcaaggcctggacacgtgtcagcaccggacccctactcacgccagggtcctcctcgtcccgggaccttgctaaGGTTCGAACCTTACTCGGAGGCTTCGAACTTATatgtataggggtccggtgtccttctgtgAAGGTCCGAACCCCACGATTCATACTGGGATGTGTTGTCTTTTCCTaccacgtggcgccctttggcctgtccatgcggtggggtcaggcgccgtCCTCCGCGTGGCCTGGAGACGTCGCATTGGTGCgacgtcttcatgctgtagaagagggtacccttgatttagggtaccgacagtattACTATCTAGTGGCTAGAATTTTAAACACAAGATCTATGAGAGTTATAAAAGTTTAGCTTGCATAGATTAAATTTGACTTGCACGGATTTTAGGAACTGATTTATTCGAGGACGGAGGGTATAGATCAAATGAAAAGACCAATGCAGACAGATTATTCTAGAAACTACCTCGCCCAAAAGGCCACAATAGTTTTATTTGATTTGAGTGCAAACTCAAAAAACTAAACATTTACGAACCCTGCATCTACATCTGACCTATACAATGTAGACCAACGTGTCAAATGTCAATACTTTACTTTGGTATCTATCAATGTAACAGCGTATAAGACCTTCGATTCTTATGAAAAAAAAAGAAACTTCAGAGTTTCAATAATCCCTCCACTCCTCAGGGAGACGCCACCGTCTGTGCCAGTAAATGGACACCCGGGACCAGAGAGGGAACATGAAGCTGTAGTCTGCGGCTTCATCAGGGACTCCCCCGATCGTCAGAGGCAGCCAAACATACCGCGAATCTCTAAGATCAGACGGGTTCCACCGATCAGCCATGAAGATGAATGAGCCCGGCAGCCCTGGAACTGGCAAGACAAATGTGCTCTGGGAGAAGAATGTCGTTGATCTGAAGACCTCATTCCCTCCCACACAGGGGTTCCCCAGTGTCTCCCAAGGTCCCATCACTGATGTCGCTGCGTGGGCCAGCGCAGTATTTGGAGCCCAGCTTGTACAGCCAGAGGTCACCATATAGTAGGTGCCTTCATGCTTGAAGAGCGCAGGAGCTTCTCGATGCTGCGCGATGAGAAGCCTTCGCATGGCATCAGTGACGTCAAGGTAGTCATCGGTTAGCGGGCCAATGTGGAGCTCGCTGTTGTCCTCGGAAGAGTATATCAGGTAGGCCTTCCCATCATCATCCTTGAAGATGGTCATGTCTCTACTCTCACAGTCATGCGGACGCTTGCTGTAGAGGTAAGTGAATGGGCCTGTCGGAGAGTCACTGATGGCCACACCAACTGAAGCTTTGGTGTAGTTAGCATCATCTACGTGCATCCACATCACATACTTGCCAGTCCGATCATTGTATATCACCTTGGGTCTCTCCAGGACATTGGATTTGTGAAGATCATGTGTTACATTCTTCTCCTCGCCACGGAGGACAAGCCCTTCGTTTTTCCATGTCCACAGGTCCTTCGAAGAATAGCAACTTACTCCAATGATGTCAACCTGGGAAATGGTTTGCCGAAGTTAGTGGTTAGAAATGAGAAAGACACTAGATAATGTGAAGGTGAACAAAACAAACATCGCTTTTAAGTACCGAAGTAGCGCCTACAAAGTTCTGCTGGTGAAATCACAGTTCAGTTTGTCAGCAGCAACATATGTTCTCACTATCTGTGTTTCTGGAAAATCTAGTAAACTATGACGGTTCCATCATCTGCCCAATGTTTGTATTCTTTATATCAGAACAATCAGGTTGAAGTCTAGCCGGAGAATCCTTAACTAGAAATGCCTCCAATTCATAGCCACCAAAGAGTTTTTTTTTTTTGGCTGTCCACAAGAATCTATTTTTATAAACAGAACAAGAAAGCATTTTCTGGTTGTTGGCAGCACCATAACGCAGTTACACAATCAGTCACTTTCAATTTAATCAATTAAAGAACTGTGATCACACAGGACAATGCATCTCCCAATACACCATCATTGGTGTGAATGTCTACTGGGTATGAAAGAACTGAGGTCACCGGGACAATGCACCCCACATATATCAGTCCTTACTGTGTGTATCTATTCGGGTGTATGTGCATGTGCTTGTTTGCCTTAGTGCCTTTTCCTTCTAATCTGATGTCATGTGGGGCCGCACCTACACACGGGCCTGCGACGCCAGGAGGGCTGAGGCTAGGGCGTTTAAGGCAGGCGCCAACCGCAGCTCACCTAAGGAAGGTTCGTCCAAAGAGGAAAGTAGCAGCAGCTCAACCAAGGAAGGTTCGTCCAAGGAAAGTGGCTAGATTAGTGGCCAAATTGATAGGCCTTAATTGTAGGGGAGTTGGTTTCCAAATTAGTCATTTCCTAAATTAGGGTTTCCAAATAAGTCATAAGTTACCTAGTTGGTCGGGCCAGTGGCCTATTTATATGGAACCATGAGGCAATGAAGGGAATAAGAAATATATCACCTTAATCTCCCATCTCCCTGTACTCTCTAAGACTACGGCGGAGGAATACCTCGCCAGAGCCCGGAGAAGACGGACGGCGGATACGAGTTACGTATCCGCGGTCCAGCTGCTCGAGGGCTTAAcgcccttgacaacctggtatcacgATCCCGGCGATCCTCTTCCCAGTCCACCACTAcaccagcc
It encodes:
- the LOC103639465 gene encoding uncharacterized protein → MGMRSRHPKALGFRCHPASHRSLTLALWSLAALVVVVNFHLLIVHKEDDESMSTHEIRRSIMRELEVVEEEKFRLAPPRSRRNPRAVRRKGEKKKPTIVDEFLDESSAVHDMFFPELNTAVDPINGANGSKYFYYPGRIWLDTDGKPIQAHGGGVLYDKRTTTYFFYGENKDGKTYRAHRKGADRVDIIGVSCYSSKDLWTWKNEGLVLRGEEKNVTHDLHKSNVLERPKVIYNDRTGKYVMWMHVDDANYTKASVGVAISDSPTGPFTYLYSKRPHDCESRDMTIFKDDDGKAYLIYSSEDNSELHIGPLTDDYLDVTDAMRRLLIAQHREAPALFKHEGTYYMVTSGCTSWAPNTALAHAATSVMGPWETLGNPCVGGNEVFRSTTFFSQSTFVLPVPGLPGSFIFMADRWNPSDLRDSRYVWLPLTIGGVPDEAADYSFMFPLWSRVSIYWHRRWRLPEEWRDY